The following coding sequences are from one Rhodobiaceae bacterium window:
- the pytH gene encoding pyrethroid hydrolase produces MATFILVHGAWHDAGCWDGLASLLRSRGHEVLAPTLPGHEAGPEKDRLSPWAVTMEIYAAALLDVAAQTDQKPICVGHSMAGFVLAMAAEQRPDLFQKLIFLTAFVPDKKSRLLPMIIADPSLRKRILHSDFNFLGGTNSVRPDTAAEFLYTDCAAEIQRDATAALIPQPVRPLLSSVAITPERFGSVPKAFVECTNDQALPIALQRRMQNFSSFDQVKSLEAAHSPFLSIPEETADVLEELINA; encoded by the coding sequence ATGGCGACATTCATACTGGTTCACGGCGCCTGGCATGATGCGGGATGTTGGGACGGTCTCGCGTCGCTTCTGCGCTCTCGAGGTCATGAAGTTCTGGCACCGACGCTGCCGGGACACGAAGCCGGCCCGGAGAAAGACAGGCTCAGCCCTTGGGCTGTCACCATGGAGATTTATGCAGCTGCGCTTTTGGATGTTGCGGCTCAGACAGATCAAAAACCAATTTGTGTCGGCCATTCAATGGCTGGTTTTGTCCTTGCCATGGCGGCTGAGCAACGCCCCGACCTCTTTCAAAAACTCATCTTTCTGACAGCCTTCGTGCCCGATAAGAAGAGCCGGTTGCTGCCCATGATCATCGCTGACCCTTCATTGCGAAAAAGAATTCTGCACAGCGATTTCAATTTTCTGGGCGGGACAAATTCCGTCCGTCCGGACACCGCAGCTGAGTTTCTTTACACAGACTGCGCAGCGGAAATACAACGTGATGCGACGGCAGCACTCATTCCTCAGCCTGTACGCCCGCTTCTCTCGAGCGTGGCAATCACACCGGAGCGTTTTGGGTCCGTGCCGAAAGCCTTTGTCGAATGCACGAACGACCAGGCGTTGCCGATTGCCCTGCAACGCAGGATGCAGAACTTCTCAAGTTTTGATCAGGTGAAATCGCTTGAAGCCGCGCATTCCCCGTTTCTCTCAATACCTGAGGAAACGGCAGATGTTCTGGAAGAGCTGATAAACGCGTGA
- the rbr gene encoding rubrerythrin, whose translation MSLAGSKTEGNLKDAFAGESQANRRYLYFAQKADVEGYNDVATVFRSTAEGETGHAHGHLEFLEAVGDPATGEPIGSTDLNLKAAIAGETHEYTDMYPGMARTAREEGFDEIADWFETLAKAEKSHAGRFQKALDNLDD comes from the coding sequence ATGTCGCTAGCAGGGTCTAAGACCGAAGGTAATCTCAAAGATGCGTTTGCAGGCGAAAGCCAGGCAAACCGCCGCTATCTCTACTTCGCCCAAAAGGCCGATGTAGAAGGCTACAACGACGTGGCAACTGTTTTCCGCTCGACTGCGGAAGGCGAAACCGGCCACGCGCACGGCCATCTGGAATTTCTGGAAGCTGTGGGTGACCCGGCAACGGGCGAGCCAATCGGCAGCACAGACCTGAACCTCAAAGCGGCGATTGCGGGCGAAACCCATGAATATACGGATATGTATCCGGGCATGGCACGCACAGCACGCGAAGAAGGTTTTGACGAAATCGCAGACTGGTTCGAAACGCTTGCAAAAGCTGAAAAGAGCCACGCGGGTCGTTTCCAAAAAGCCCTCGACAATCTCGACGACTAA
- the fabB gene encoding 3-oxoacyl-[acyl-carrier-protein] synthase 1, with the protein MRRVVVTGMGIVSSLGNNVQEVVSSLREAKSGIVAAEKYTELGFRSQVHGSLKLDLEEVLDRKTRRFMGDGAAYTYIAMDQAIRDAGLEANEVSNDRTGAILGSGGPSTKAIVAAADITREKGPKRIGPTSVPKAMSSTVSANLSTLFKIKGPSYSISSACTTSTHCIGNAVEQIQWGKQDMMFAGGGEELDWTLSSLFDAMGAMSSKYNDTPAVASRAYDVNRDGFVITGGGGTLVLEELEHAKARGAKIYAEVVGYGATSDGADMVAPSGEGAVRAMKLALEGVGEKIDYINPHATSTPVGDIPEITAITEVFGDDMPPISATKSLSGHAQGAAGVHEAIYSLLMMESGFIAESANIKEIDPEVAHANIVRERIDNAELNTVLSNSFGFGGTNGSLVFQRYNG; encoded by the coding sequence ATGAGGCGTGTTGTCGTTACCGGAATGGGCATTGTTTCCAGCCTTGGTAATAATGTGCAGGAAGTTGTTTCCAGCCTTCGCGAAGCCAAGTCAGGCATTGTGGCAGCTGAGAAGTACACAGAGCTCGGCTTTCGCAGTCAGGTTCACGGATCTCTGAAACTTGATCTAGAAGAAGTGCTCGACCGCAAGACACGCCGGTTTATGGGTGATGGTGCGGCCTACACTTATATCGCGATGGATCAGGCAATCCGAGACGCGGGCCTTGAAGCAAACGAGGTCAGCAATGACCGTACGGGCGCCATTCTGGGATCGGGCGGACCATCGACAAAAGCGATTGTCGCTGCAGCGGACATTACCCGCGAAAAGGGCCCCAAGCGGATTGGGCCAACGAGCGTACCAAAGGCCATGTCGAGCACGGTTTCTGCGAACCTTTCGACGCTCTTCAAGATTAAGGGACCGAGCTATTCGATCAGCTCTGCGTGCACGACATCGACCCACTGTATTGGGAACGCTGTTGAGCAGATCCAATGGGGCAAGCAAGACATGATGTTTGCCGGTGGCGGTGAGGAACTGGATTGGACTCTTTCGTCGCTCTTTGATGCCATGGGTGCCATGTCGTCCAAGTATAACGATACCCCTGCCGTTGCGAGCCGTGCCTATGACGTAAACCGGGACGGCTTTGTCATCACAGGGGGTGGCGGCACATTGGTGCTTGAAGAACTGGAACATGCAAAAGCCCGCGGCGCGAAAATCTACGCGGAAGTTGTGGGCTATGGCGCCACCTCGGATGGCGCCGATATGGTGGCACCGTCCGGCGAAGGTGCGGTTCGTGCCATGAAGCTCGCGCTCGAAGGCGTTGGTGAAAAGATTGACTATATCAACCCGCACGCAACCTCGACGCCTGTCGGTGACATTCCGGAGATCACGGCGATCACTGAAGTGTTTGGCGACGACATGCCGCCCATCAGCGCGACCAAGTCGCTCAGCGGTCACGCGCAGGGTGCGGCTGGCGTGCATGAAGCGATCTATTCTCTCCTGATGATGGAAAGCGGCTTTATTGCTGAGTCTGCCAACATTAAGGAAATCGACCCGGAAGTTGCTCACGCAAACATTGTCCGGGAACGGATCGACAATGCGGAACTCAACACCGTGCTGTCTAACAGTTTTGGATTTGGCGGAACAAACGGATCCCTGGTTTTCCAACGGTATAACGGCTAA
- a CDS encoding bacterial SH3 domain protein, with protein MRLAQPIPSLKRTFWACGLAVALVLTGFGELEIPVRAENEPVGIETGLPLPRFVSLKANKVNVRVGPSRSHPVRWVYQRKGLPIEVLAEFENWRRVRDMDGDVGWIYHTLLDGRRHGLVKPSNGEETANLLDGPGGTGETIAAAEPGVVVALEACGADWCQAQAGGYTGWIAKRDLWGVYSEERFE; from the coding sequence GTGCGCCTGGCGCAGCCTATTCCTTCCCTCAAACGCACCTTCTGGGCTTGTGGCCTTGCGGTTGCCCTGGTCTTGACGGGTTTTGGCGAGCTGGAGATACCTGTTCGTGCGGAAAATGAGCCTGTGGGGATAGAAACAGGCCTGCCTCTGCCTCGATTTGTGAGCCTCAAAGCCAATAAGGTGAATGTGCGCGTCGGCCCCAGCCGGTCCCATCCGGTTCGCTGGGTCTATCAGCGCAAAGGCTTGCCGATCGAAGTATTGGCAGAGTTTGAAAACTGGCGCCGCGTTCGCGACATGGATGGCGATGTGGGTTGGATCTATCACACGCTCTTGGACGGGCGACGTCATGGGCTCGTCAAACCCTCGAATGGCGAAGAAACCGCCAACCTGCTTGACGGACCGGGCGGCACCGGCGAGACAATCGCGGCAGCCGAGCCGGGTGTGGTCGTCGCCCTTGAAGCATGCGGGGCCGATTGGTGCCAGGCCCAAGCTGGCGGCTATACAGGCTGGATCGCGAAACGGGATCTTTGGGGTGTCTATTCAGAAGAACGCTTTGAGTAA
- a CDS encoding hypothetical protein (domain of unknown function (DUF4893)), with protein sequence MPATQKPEKGSGFEKDVGMRSGFVATLAITMALSTGVLAETPQGAAAQPSENAAPAAEANDNTQGIPPEYVWTNVVTDFDRDRLTRLDEAVALGTEESYGASATIRERAAFHKVMDAGTKSVNDADLLGWWACRTIKVGGTFSGLVVYSWFDCKVSVRDGFLFFEKRSGSQRLSGRLYQDGPDRRVLLAAPTYNDEPQRTYSGPEGGITDPQRQDKAGILSQLEDGRLRVVFPWSVLESTYDVLELKRPE encoded by the coding sequence ATGCCAGCGACACAAAAGCCTGAGAAAGGCTCGGGGTTTGAAAAGGATGTGGGGATGAGATCCGGTTTTGTGGCCACATTGGCCATCACAATGGCTCTGTCGACAGGCGTATTGGCCGAAACACCTCAGGGAGCGGCTGCGCAACCATCGGAAAACGCTGCGCCGGCTGCGGAGGCCAATGACAATACCCAGGGCATACCGCCTGAATATGTGTGGACCAACGTCGTCACCGACTTTGACCGGGACAGGTTGACCCGCCTTGATGAGGCGGTGGCATTGGGCACCGAAGAATCCTACGGCGCATCGGCGACCATTCGCGAGCGTGCTGCTTTTCACAAGGTGATGGATGCGGGGACCAAGTCCGTGAATGACGCGGATCTGCTCGGCTGGTGGGCGTGCCGAACAATCAAAGTGGGTGGCACGTTCTCCGGCCTCGTCGTCTACAGCTGGTTTGACTGCAAGGTAAGTGTCCGGGACGGGTTCCTATTCTTCGAAAAGCGCTCGGGCTCTCAACGATTGTCTGGCCGTCTTTATCAGGATGGGCCTGACCGGCGCGTGCTACTGGCTGCCCCCACCTACAATGATGAACCGCAACGGACTTACTCCGGCCCGGAAGGCGGTATCACCGACCCCCAGCGCCAGGACAAGGCCGGCATTTTGAGCCAGCTTGAAGATGGCAGGCTGCGTGTGGTGTTCCCCTGGTCAGTTCTGGAAAGCACCTATGACGTGCTGGAATTGAAACGGCCGGAATAG
- the pnp gene encoding polyribonucleotide nucleotidyltransferase, with translation MFDIVREEIEWGGRPLIIETGKVARQADGAVMVTYGETTVLATAVAERQPKPGLDFFPLTVNYQEKTYAAGKIPGGFFKREGRPSEKETLVCRLIDRPIRPLFHKSFKNETQIIATVISHDMENDPDIVAMVATSAALTISGIPFMGPIGAARVGYTDGEYVLNPMIDDLGDSDLDLVVAGTEDAVLMVESEAKELPEDVMLGAVMFGHEGFQPVIDAIIRLAEKAAKEPRAIAEEDTSELDGKVAALVEADLEAAYSIADKMERQAKVSEARDKALAALANEEDENAYPANKVGGSFKGVEKKIVRGSIIKTSKRIDGRDLDTVRPIVSEVGILPRTHGSALFTRGETQGLVVATLGTGDDEQFIDALEGTYKENFLLHYNFPPYSVGETGRVGFTGRREVGHGKLAWRALRAVLPTREDFPYTIRLVSEITESNGSSSMATVCGSSLAMMDAGVPLVRPVAGIAMGLIKEDEGIAVLSDILGDEDHLGDMDFKVAGSEDGITSLQMDIKITGITKDIMQKALDQAKGGRLHILGEMAKAISEGREELGEYAPRIETMTVPTDKIRDVIGAGGKVIRQIVEETGAKVDINDEGIVKVSSSDGASIKAAIDWITGITAEPEVGVIYKGTVVKTVDFGAFVNFFGPKDGLVHISQLEPRKVAQVTDVVKEGDEVFVKLLGFDDRGKVRLSMKVVNQETGEEIPREEGDKAEGGEKSDGDKPRRPRRRKPAEEKSE, from the coding sequence ATGTTTGATATTGTCCGAGAGGAAATTGAATGGGGCGGACGGCCCCTCATCATCGAAACGGGTAAGGTAGCCCGTCAGGCGGATGGCGCCGTGATGGTGACATATGGCGAGACAACAGTGCTCGCAACAGCGGTGGCTGAACGTCAGCCAAAGCCGGGACTGGATTTTTTCCCGCTCACCGTGAACTACCAGGAAAAAACATATGCTGCCGGTAAGATCCCTGGTGGCTTCTTTAAGCGTGAAGGTCGCCCGAGCGAAAAAGAAACGCTCGTCTGTCGTCTGATTGACCGGCCGATCCGCCCGCTTTTCCACAAAAGCTTCAAAAACGAAACGCAGATCATTGCAACCGTGATCTCTCACGATATGGAAAACGATCCAGACATCGTGGCCATGGTCGCAACTTCTGCAGCGCTCACAATCTCTGGCATTCCATTCATGGGCCCGATTGGCGCGGCGCGCGTTGGCTACACAGACGGTGAATATGTCCTCAACCCAATGATCGACGATCTGGGCGACAGCGACCTCGATCTGGTTGTTGCGGGTACGGAAGACGCGGTTCTGATGGTTGAATCAGAAGCCAAAGAACTTCCAGAAGACGTCATGCTTGGTGCTGTGATGTTCGGTCATGAAGGCTTCCAGCCTGTCATCGACGCGATCATCCGTCTTGCAGAAAAAGCGGCTAAAGAGCCGCGCGCGATTGCCGAAGAAGACACAAGCGAACTTGACGGCAAGGTTGCTGCCCTCGTTGAAGCTGATCTTGAAGCGGCCTACTCCATCGCAGACAAGATGGAGCGTCAGGCTAAAGTGTCTGAAGCCCGCGACAAAGCTCTGGCTGCACTTGCAAACGAAGAAGATGAAAACGCCTATCCCGCCAACAAGGTGGGCGGATCATTCAAGGGCGTTGAGAAGAAAATCGTTCGTGGCTCGATCATCAAAACATCCAAGCGTATCGATGGCCGCGACCTCGACACAGTGCGCCCGATCGTTTCAGAAGTGGGCATTCTGCCGCGCACACATGGTTCAGCACTCTTCACACGTGGCGAAACGCAGGGTCTTGTGGTTGCTACGCTGGGTACCGGCGATGACGAACAGTTCATCGACGCCCTTGAAGGCACCTACAAAGAAAACTTCCTGCTGCATTACAACTTCCCACCTTATTCAGTTGGGGAAACAGGCCGTGTAGGTTTCACAGGCCGTCGTGAAGTGGGTCACGGGAAACTTGCTTGGCGGGCACTGCGTGCTGTTCTGCCAACACGGGAAGATTTCCCTTACACAATCCGCCTCGTTTCTGAGATCACGGAATCAAACGGTTCGTCTTCCATGGCGACCGTCTGTGGTTCATCGCTTGCGATGATGGATGCGGGTGTGCCGCTGGTTCGCCCAGTGGCTGGTATTGCGATGGGTCTCATCAAGGAAGATGAGGGCATTGCAGTTCTCTCTGACATCCTTGGCGACGAAGATCATCTCGGCGATATGGACTTCAAGGTAGCTGGGTCTGAAGACGGCATTACGTCCCTTCAGATGGACATCAAGATCACCGGCATCACCAAAGACATCATGCAGAAGGCGCTTGATCAGGCGAAGGGCGGTCGTTTGCACATTCTCGGCGAGATGGCGAAAGCGATCTCCGAAGGCCGTGAAGAACTTGGCGAATATGCACCGCGCATTGAAACCATGACGGTTCCAACGGACAAAATCCGGGATGTGATCGGCGCAGGCGGTAAAGTCATCCGTCAGATCGTTGAAGAAACCGGTGCCAAGGTCGATATCAACGACGAAGGTATCGTGAAAGTGTCTTCCTCTGATGGCGCAAGCATCAAGGCAGCGATCGACTGGATCACTGGCATTACTGCTGAGCCAGAAGTCGGCGTCATCTACAAAGGTACGGTCGTTAAGACAGTGGACTTTGGGGCGTTCGTAAACTTCTTCGGACCAAAAGACGGTCTGGTTCACATTTCGCAGCTTGAGCCCCGCAAAGTGGCACAGGTGACCGACGTGGTGAAGGAAGGCGACGAAGTGTTCGTGAAGCTCCTCGGCTTTGACGATCGCGGCAAGGTTCGCCTGTCCATGAAGGTCGTTAATCAGGAAACCGGTGAGGAAATTCCTCGCGAAGAAGGCGACAAAGCTGAGGGGGGCGAAAAGTCCGATGGCGATAAGCCACGCCGCCCACGTCGTCGTAAGCCTGCGGAAGAAAAATCCGAATAA
- the fabA gene encoding 3-hydroxydecanoyl-[acyl-carrier-protein] dehydratase, translating to MAEQKSSYSYEDLLACAHGDLFGPGNAQLPLPPMLMMDRITQIVDTGGAHDKGLIRAEYDITEDRWFFPCHFEGDPIMPGCLGLDGMWQLVGFYLGWMGAQGKGRAIGVGSVRFSGMVTPEVKKIEYEIDLKRVINRKIVMLTADGILKADGEPIYKAEDLRVVVEGPSE from the coding sequence ATGGCTGAGCAAAAGTCGAGCTATTCATATGAAGACCTGTTGGCATGTGCGCATGGGGACCTGTTTGGCCCCGGCAATGCACAGTTGCCACTCCCCCCCATGCTGATGATGGACCGCATTACCCAAATTGTGGATACCGGCGGCGCCCACGATAAGGGCCTTATTCGCGCGGAATATGACATCACTGAGGACCGCTGGTTCTTCCCATGCCACTTCGAAGGCGACCCGATTATGCCAGGCTGTCTTGGCCTTGATGGCATGTGGCAGCTGGTTGGCTTTTATCTCGGCTGGATGGGCGCCCAGGGCAAGGGACGCGCCATTGGTGTTGGATCAGTGCGTTTTTCCGGCATGGTGACGCCTGAGGTCAAGAAGATCGAATATGAGATCGACCTTAAGCGGGTCATCAACCGCAAAATCGTGATGTTGACCGCTGACGGCATTCTGAAAGCCGATGGCGAACCCATCTACAAAGCAGAAGACTTGCGCGTTGTGGTCGAAGGTCCGTCAGAATAG
- the fabI gene encoding enoyl-[acyl-carrier-protein] reductase [NADH] FabI, giving the protein MTRGSAFQSGDLLAGRKGLIMGVANDHSIAWGIAKAAAAHGAELAFTYQGEAFGRRVKPLAESLGSDLLLPCDVMDEASLDTLFDALKEKWGKIDFIVHAVAYSDKSELKGQYVDTTRDNFRQTMEISCYSFTDIARRASEMMPDGGSMITLTYAGAERVMPNYNVMGVAKAALEASVRYLSVDLGRKGIRVNALSAGPMRTLAGSAIGSARYVFKWNKSHSPLKETVELDDVGGSALYLLSDLSKRVTGEVHHVDSGFNIVGMPQWEDMQEDAVPAPTKKAAE; this is encoded by the coding sequence ATGACACGCGGAAGTGCATTTCAGTCGGGTGACCTGCTTGCGGGCCGAAAAGGCCTCATTATGGGTGTCGCAAACGACCATTCCATTGCCTGGGGCATCGCTAAAGCGGCCGCCGCCCATGGCGCCGAACTCGCCTTCACCTATCAGGGCGAAGCCTTTGGACGCCGAGTGAAACCATTGGCGGAATCTCTTGGCTCAGACCTGCTGCTGCCCTGTGATGTCATGGATGAAGCAAGCCTTGATACGCTGTTTGATGCGCTCAAAGAGAAATGGGGCAAGATTGATTTCATCGTCCACGCTGTCGCCTATTCCGACAAGAGCGAACTTAAAGGCCAGTATGTGGATACAACGCGGGACAATTTCCGTCAGACCATGGAAATCTCCTGCTATTCCTTCACCGACATTGCCCGCCGCGCCTCTGAAATGATGCCGGACGGCGGATCGATGATCACGCTCACCTATGCCGGCGCAGAACGCGTGATGCCGAACTACAATGTGATGGGTGTGGCGAAAGCAGCCTTGGAAGCCAGTGTTCGCTATCTCTCTGTCGACCTTGGCCGTAAAGGCATTCGCGTCAACGCGCTTTCTGCCGGTCCCATGCGGACACTTGCTGGATCTGCCATCGGCTCTGCCCGTTATGTGTTCAAGTGGAATAAATCTCACTCTCCGCTCAAAGAAACCGTTGAGCTGGATGATGTGGGCGGCTCAGCCCTCTATCTGCTGTCAGACCTGTCCAAACGGGTAACTGGCGAAGTCCATCATGTAGATTCAGGCTTTAATATTGTCGGCATGCCGCAATGGGAAGACATGCAAGAAGACGCCGTCCCCGCGCCGACAAAAAAGGCCGCTGAGTAA
- the perR gene encoding peroxide-responsive repressor PerR → MTDRPYSQTLARLREAGLRPTRQRLALGRLLFDEGDCHVTAERLHEQAQEVGVSVSLATVYNTLHQFTEVGLLREVVVDSSRTYFDTNISDHHHIFHEDEGSLTDISGQMIDVAGLPDVPEGTELSRVDVVVRVRNSS, encoded by the coding sequence ATGACGGATCGTCCTTATAGTCAGACTTTGGCCCGCCTCCGTGAGGCAGGACTTCGACCCACCCGCCAGCGCCTCGCGCTTGGACGGCTGCTCTTTGACGAAGGTGATTGTCATGTGACCGCTGAACGCTTGCACGAGCAGGCGCAGGAGGTGGGCGTCTCTGTGTCGCTGGCCACTGTCTACAATACGCTGCACCAATTCACCGAAGTGGGACTTCTGCGTGAGGTTGTCGTCGACAGTTCACGAACCTATTTCGATACCAACATCTCCGATCATCACCATATCTTCCACGAAGATGAGGGCAGCCTGACCGATATTTCAGGCCAGATGATCGACGTGGCGGGCCTGCCGGATGTGCCCGAAGGAACTGAACTCTCTCGCGTTGATGTTGTTGTTCGGGTGCGCAACAGCTCTTGA
- a CDS encoding hypothetical protein (protein of unknown function (DUF3501)), translating to MSAARKSISPDDILDMQTYEGERNDRRARLRDIKRDRRVEVGPSVTFYFESYDTMLHQIHEMLRIEGGGDEQLKDELEAYNPLIPQGRDLVATLMFEIDDEVRRDRMLRQLSHVEETCYLQVGDQKIMARAEDDVERTKDDGKTSSIHFLHFDLSDAQAEAFKNGDVIVSVGIGHENYAHAAGLSKSVRSALGGDLD from the coding sequence ATGAGTGCTGCCCGCAAATCCATTTCGCCCGACGACATTCTCGACATGCAAACCTATGAGGGCGAGCGGAATGATCGTCGCGCGCGCCTGCGCGATATCAAACGCGACCGCCGCGTGGAAGTAGGGCCCAGTGTGACCTTTTATTTTGAGAGCTACGACACCATGCTGCACCAGATCCACGAGATGCTGCGCATTGAGGGCGGCGGCGACGAACAGTTGAAAGATGAGTTGGAGGCTTACAACCCGCTGATCCCGCAGGGCCGTGATCTGGTCGCGACGCTTATGTTTGAGATTGATGATGAAGTCCGGCGCGATCGCATGTTGCGTCAACTCTCCCATGTGGAAGAGACCTGCTATCTGCAGGTGGGCGATCAGAAGATCATGGCGCGGGCGGAAGATGATGTAGAGCGTACAAAGGATGACGGCAAAACATCGTCTATTCATTTCCTGCATTTTGATCTGAGCGATGCCCAGGCCGAGGCCTTCAAGAATGGAGACGTTATTGTCTCCGTTGGCATTGGACATGAGAACTACGCCCATGCAGCAGGTCTGAGTAAGTCTGTACGGTCTGCACTGGGTGGCGATCTCGACTAG
- the glpC gene encoding anaerobic glycerol-3-phosphate dehydrogenase subunit C has protein sequence MSREGSLDAPTRHPIDWQNPDFYNRDQLDEELRRVFDICHGCRRCFNLCDSFPQLFDLIDDSDSGELDSVSSDDFGPVVDACTLCDMCFMTKCPYVPPHEFNLDFPHLMLRYRAIETKAAGGPPFVPGQLAKMDRNGKLAAPVAGIANWGSKRSNKLTRPVMEKVAGIDARAELPKFAGKTFMMRAKAEDAAGTLTVNAKAPGKGRKAALFATCFVNYNNPTVGEAARKLLAHIGVDTQPAYPGCCGMPHLESGNIEKVADQARKVSTELKPLIDEGYDIIALTASCGLMLKFEWPLILPDDENVKALSEATFDVDEYVVDIAKKEGLPDGMIPVEGGVTAHLACHARAQNMGPKSAEMMRLIPDTKIDVVERCSGHGGTFGVMKDTFDLAMKVGKTAARNVAKTENKYVTSDCPLAAKHLVHEVETLNGDADPKPLPQAQHPIEIMARAYGLIN, from the coding sequence ATGAGCAGAGAAGGCAGCTTGGATGCCCCAACGCGGCATCCGATAGATTGGCAGAATCCTGACTTTTACAATCGCGATCAGCTGGACGAAGAGCTTCGTCGAGTGTTCGACATCTGCCATGGCTGCAGGCGCTGCTTCAATCTTTGTGATAGCTTCCCGCAGCTCTTTGATCTGATCGATGACAGCGACAGCGGTGAGCTGGACAGCGTGTCGAGCGATGATTTTGGTCCTGTAGTCGATGCATGCACGCTCTGCGACATGTGCTTTATGACCAAATGTCCTTACGTGCCACCTCATGAATTCAATCTTGATTTCCCCCATCTCATGCTGCGCTATCGCGCCATCGAAACCAAGGCAGCGGGTGGCCCTCCTTTTGTGCCGGGACAGCTCGCGAAGATGGATCGCAACGGCAAGCTGGCGGCACCCGTTGCTGGGATCGCGAACTGGGGATCAAAACGATCCAACAAATTGACGCGCCCGGTGATGGAAAAAGTCGCAGGCATTGATGCCCGCGCAGAGTTGCCGAAATTTGCTGGCAAGACCTTCATGATGCGCGCCAAGGCGGAAGATGCCGCGGGCACGCTGACCGTGAATGCAAAGGCACCCGGCAAAGGCCGCAAAGCCGCGCTCTTCGCCACCTGTTTTGTGAATTACAACAATCCGACTGTCGGTGAGGCAGCGCGCAAACTGCTCGCGCACATCGGTGTCGACACGCAGCCCGCCTATCCCGGCTGTTGCGGCATGCCGCACCTTGAAAGCGGCAATATCGAGAAGGTGGCGGACCAGGCGCGAAAGGTTTCAACTGAACTGAAGCCGCTCATCGATGAGGGCTATGACATTATCGCGCTCACCGCGTCCTGCGGTTTGATGCTGAAATTTGAGTGGCCGCTTATCCTGCCCGATGACGAGAATGTAAAAGCTCTGTCAGAGGCAACCTTCGATGTGGATGAATATGTTGTCGACATTGCGAAGAAGGAAGGCCTGCCCGACGGCATGATCCCTGTTGAGGGCGGCGTCACAGCGCACCTTGCCTGCCATGCCCGGGCTCAGAATATGGGGCCAAAGTCAGCTGAGATGATGCGGCTGATCCCGGATACAAAAATTGATGTGGTTGAGCGCTGTTCGGGCCATGGCGGTACCTTTGGCGTCATGAAGGATACGTTCGACCTTGCGATGAAGGTCGGCAAGACGGCGGCACGCAATGTCGCCAAAACCGAAAACAAATATGTAACGTCTGATTGTCCACTTGCTGCCAAACATCTCGTACACGAAGTCGAGACGCTCAACGGAGACGCAGATCCTAAACCTCTGCCGCAAGCCCAACACCCGATTGAAATAATGGCCCGTGCTTATGGCCTGATTAACTAA